A window from Candidatus Amarolinea dominans encodes these proteins:
- a CDS encoding SH3 domain-containing protein: MVITHDGVALRSFPGKNTTLLREMPRGTKLALLEAPVDVDGLRWWHVKNEKYDGWAAESSGSQRLLSPVE; the protein is encoded by the coding sequence ATGGTGATCACGCACGATGGGGTGGCTTTGCGGTCCTTTCCCGGCAAGAATACGACGTTGCTACGCGAAATGCCGCGCGGAACCAAGCTCGCCCTGCTCGAGGCGCCGGTGGATGTGGACGGACTGCGCTGGTGGCACGTGAAGAATGAGAAGTACGACGGCTGGGCCGCGGAGAGCAGCGGCAGTCAGCGGCTGTTGTCGCCGGTGGAGTGA